The DNA sequence CCGCGTACACCGGGCTGGCCGCCACCGTGGCCGCCGGGGTGGACGGGCTCGCCGACGCGCTGTACGACCGGCTGCTGCGCCCCGAGGGCTGGCAGTTGTACGCCGACACCGCGGCGACGCTGCACGCGCTGCGGGCGGCCGGGGTGCCGGTGGCGCTGGTGAGCAACATCGGGTTCGACGTCCGGCCGCTGTTCGAGGCATGGGGACTGGCCGACCTGATCGACGCCTTCGTGCTGTCGTACGAGGTGGGCCGCTGCAAACCCGATCCGGCGATCTTCCACCGGGCGTGCGGGATGCTGCGGGTCGACCCGGAGCGGGCGCTGATGGTCGGCGACACGCCGGCCGACGCCGGGGCGGTGCGGGCCGGCTGCGCGGTCCTGGTGCTGCCGGCCGCCGATCCGGGCCGGGCGAACGGGCTGGCCGCCGTCCTCGACCTGGCGGCCGTCGACCGCTGACCCGCCCACCGGCGGAGAGTTTTCGCTGCTGCCGGCCGGGGTAGGCCCTTACCGGGAGATCGGGAAGGGTGGTGGACGATGATGCGGGACAGGTCGGCGATCCGACGTGCCGGCGAACCCGGCGGCGGGCGGCGACGAGCCGCCGCGCGTCCGGAGGCGACGTGAGCGACGGATTCCCGCCCATCGACTCGTACGCCTTCCTTTCCGACACCCACACCGCGGCCCTGGTCGCGCCGGACGGCGCCGTCGAGTGGTTCTGCGTGCCCCGGTTCGACGGCGACGCCGTCTTCGCCCGGCTGCTGGACCGCCGGGTCGGCGGCGCATTCGCGCTGCGGGTCGACGGCGACGGCTCCCCCGCCCGCCGCTACCTGCCGGACACCCTCGTCCTGCAGACCCGGTACGCCCCGGCCGGCGGCACCGCCGTCGGCCACGACTTCCTCGCCGTCGCGGCCGGCGACCCGGCCCACCCGATCCGCGCCGGCCAGGTGCTGGTCCGCCGGATCACGGTGGACAGCGGTACGGTGCGGCTCCGGGTCCGCCTCGACGTACGGGCCGACCACGGCGCGCACCCGACCGGCTGGGACCGCCCCGACGGCCCCGACGGCCACTGGCGGGCGCAGGGCACGCCGCTGCTGCTGCGCACCGACCTGCCGCTGGCGGCCGACGGCACCGCGCTTCACGCCGACCTGGAACTGACCGCCGGTGACACGGTGACGCTGCTGCTCGGCTACGACGCCGACCCGCCGGCCCCGCCGGCCGCCACCGGTCTGCTGGCCGACACCACCGCCACCTGGCGGAACTGGTCGGCCCGCGGCGACTACACCGGCTACGGCGCCGACCTGGTCCGGCACAGCGCCCTGGTGCTGCGCGGGCTGTCGTTCGACCGGACCGGGGCGCTGCTGGCCGCGCCGACCACCTCGCTGCCGGAGGAGATCGGCGGGGTACGCAACTGGGACTACCGCTACACCTGGCACCGCGACGCCGCGCTGCTGCTGCTCGCCCTGTTCCGGCTCGGCCACCACGAGGAGGGTGGCCGCTACCTGCGTTTCCTGATCGACGTCTGCCAGGCGCCGGCCGGCACGCTGCACCCGCTGGTCGGCATCGGCGGCGAGACGGCCAGCGACCACGAACGGATCCTCACCCACCTCGCCGGGTACGCCGGATCCCGGCCGGTCCGCACCGGCAACGGCGCCGCCGAGCAGGTGCAGTTCGACACGTACGGCCACGTGCTGGACGCGGCGCTGGCCTTCCACGAGCTGACCGGCGAACTCGCCGCCGACCAGTGGGGTTCGCTGCGCCGGCACGTGGAGACGATCGCGCGACGGTGGCGGGAACCCGACCACGGCGTCTGGGAGATCCGGGCACCGCGCCAGCACTACGTCAACTCCAAGGTGATGTCCTGGGTCTGCCTGGACCGCGGCATCCGGCTGGCCGGGCTGCTCGGCGACGCGACCGCTCCCGTCGAGGCATGGCGGCGGGAGGCCGCCGAACTACACACCGAGGTCCTCGACCGCGGCTACGACTCCGACGTCGGCGCCTTCGTGCTGGCGTACGGCTCGACCGAACTGGACGCCTCACTGCTGCGCGTTCCGCTGGTCGGCTTCCTGCCCGGCGACGACCCGCGGATGGTGTCCACGATCGACCGGATCCAGGAGCGGCTGGCCATCGGGCCGGGGCTGGTCCGGCGCTACACCGCCGACGACGGACTGCCCGGCGAGGAGGGCGCGTTCCTGCTCTGCTGCTTCGAACTCGTCTCGGCGCTGGTGCTGGCCCGCCGCCACGACGCCGCCCGGGAGATCTTCGAACGGCTCGTCGGACACGCCGGTCCGCTCGGCCTGTACGCCGAACAGCTCGCCGCCGACGGCACCGCCCTGGGCAACTATCCGCAGGCGTTCACCCACCTGGCTCTCATCGAGGCGGCCCTGAACCTGGACGGCGCACGGGACCGGGACGCCCTGCACGCCTGGGCCGAACGCGGCGGCCGGGAACGGTGACGCCGGCGGCCCGGCGGGCGGCGGGCGGTGGGCGGTGGGCGGTCACCGCAGCAGCCGGGCCGCGGCCGGGACCGCGGTCACCGTCACCGGCAGCGGGCCGGCGCGCTCACCGTCGGCGTACCCGACGATGCCGTCGGCGGCCAGCTCGACGGTCGCCGCCCGGTGGGTACGCACCATCGGGTGGGTGACGTGGGTGCCGCTGTAGAGCCGGGGTTTGACCCGGACCAGGGTGGTCCGGCTGACCGGGCCGACCACGACGACGTCGAGCAGCCCGTCGGTCGGGTCGGCGGCCGGGCACATCCGCATCCCGCCGCCGTAGCTGGCACAGTTGCCGACCGCCACCAGGACCGCGTCGACGTACCGCTCGGTGCCGTCGAGGACGAGCCGGTAGCGGCGGGGCCGTAACCGGGCCAGCTCGATCATGATGGCGATGTCGTACCGGCGCGGGCCGCGCGGCCAGCGCATCCGGTTGGCGCGCTCGTTGACGACGGCGTCGAACCCGGCGGCGAGGACCGCGCCGAACCAGCGGACGTTGCTGTCGGCGGTCGTCATCCTGGCCAGGTCGACCGGGCTGGTCCGGCCGTCGCGCAGGGCGGCGGCGATGGTGTCGGCCGCGGCGAGCGGGTCGGTCGG is a window from the Polymorphospora rubra genome containing:
- a CDS encoding HAD family hydrolase produces the protein MEAVLFDFHGTLAQVEDPVAWVRAGAQQCGVDLDRGRATVLADRLVTAGRAGGPLPHRVPPHLAEVWADRDLYEHAHRAAYTGLAATVAAGVDGLADALYDRLLRPEGWQLYADTAATLHALRAAGVPVALVSNIGFDVRPLFEAWGLADLIDAFVLSYEVGRCKPDPAIFHRACGMLRVDPERALMVGDTPADAGAVRAGCAVLVLPAADPGRANGLAAVLDLAAVDR
- a CDS encoding glycoside hydrolase family 15 protein, translated to MSDGFPPIDSYAFLSDTHTAALVAPDGAVEWFCVPRFDGDAVFARLLDRRVGGAFALRVDGDGSPARRYLPDTLVLQTRYAPAGGTAVGHDFLAVAAGDPAHPIRAGQVLVRRITVDSGTVRLRVRLDVRADHGAHPTGWDRPDGPDGHWRAQGTPLLLRTDLPLAADGTALHADLELTAGDTVTLLLGYDADPPAPPAATGLLADTTATWRNWSARGDYTGYGADLVRHSALVLRGLSFDRTGALLAAPTTSLPEEIGGVRNWDYRYTWHRDAALLLLALFRLGHHEEGGRYLRFLIDVCQAPAGTLHPLVGIGGETASDHERILTHLAGYAGSRPVRTGNGAAEQVQFDTYGHVLDAALAFHELTGELAADQWGSLRRHVETIARRWREPDHGVWEIRAPRQHYVNSKVMSWVCLDRGIRLAGLLGDATAPVEAWRREAAELHTEVLDRGYDSDVGAFVLAYGSTELDASLLRVPLVGFLPGDDPRMVSTIDRIQERLAIGPGLVRRYTADDGLPGEEGAFLLCCFELVSALVLARRHDAAREIFERLVGHAGPLGLYAEQLAADGTALGNYPQAFTHLALIEAALNLDGARDRDALHAWAERGGRER
- a CDS encoding diacylglycerol kinase yields the protein MTADDLPSGAGPAGPPSADPDRPLAVLVNPTAGRARHSGRLPDVLDRLATAGRPLRLLDAATPEQALARCRAAVADGIAGLVAVGGDGTVHQALQAVAGTGVPFGPVPAGTGNDFAADTGFPTDPLAAADTIAAALRDGRTSPVDLARMTTADSNVRWFGAVLAAGFDAVVNERANRMRWPRGPRRYDIAIMIELARLRPRRYRLVLDGTERYVDAVLVAVGNCASYGGGMRMCPAADPTDGLLDVVVVGPVSRTTLVRVKPRLYSGTHVTHPMVRTHRAATVELAADGIVGYADGERAGPLPVTVTAVPAAARLLR